CGAGAGGCTTTAATCATTAACGAGCTGCTCTCGGCTCCACGGCGTGAGGCTCCCTCCGCGTCCACCTCCGGGGAGCTCCGGAGCTGCCGAGCCCCCTGCGATGCCACGGGCTGGGCGTTCGCCAGCCCCAcgacatgggggggggggggggctgcggaaTTGCCCCCACGCCCCCAGGGACTGAGGAGGGGagagctcccccccccccccccccccgcaaaaaaaaaaacagggcaggaggggagcgggCGGGCAGACGGCGTGGTTACAGCCCGCACGGCTCAGGGACACGGccccagggaaggggcagggctGGCCTGGTGGCACCGCTGCCGTGGTGGCCCCCCCCGGGGCGCTCCTGGTGGCACCGGTGCCGTGGTGGCCCCCCCCGGGGCGCTCCTGGTGGCACCGCTGCCGTGGTGGCCCCCCCCGGGGCGCTCCCGGTGACACCGCTGCCGTGGTGGCCCCCCCCGGGGCGCTCCTGGTGACACCGGTGCCGTGGTGGCCCCCCCCGGGGCGCTCCTGGTGGCACCGGTGCCGTGGTGGCCCCCCCCGGGGCGCTCCTGGTGGCACCGCTGCCGTGATGGCCCCCCCCGGGGCGCTCCTTACGCTCCCCCGTTCCCCCCGACGGCGCAGGAAGCTAACGAAGGAGGGGGCCAGCGAGGCACGGGGGGCGCCGAGGGGACGGGAGCCGTCCGGTTAACgcggcgtggggggggggggggtggagcgACACCCCCCCGGCGGGCGCAGGGCTACAGGATGACGCAGGGGGGGCGGCTGTTGGTGATCTTCTCCAGGGGCTCCCCATCGCGGGCTCTGCGGATCGCCTCGATCAGCTgcggagagagaaaaaaaagaggggggggacacacacacgTGTGGCTAACGGAGCTGGGggccctccccgctccccccccccagtcacACAGCCCGGGGGGGGTACTCACGTCCTTCTCGTAGGGAAAGCCTCCGTTCTCCAGCTTGGAGAAGACCAGCTGCCCGTTGATCTCGATCTCAAAGGCACCTtaaaaacggggggggggggcaagccCTGAGCtgtgccgccccccccccccacctcccggggcagggggggtgccgcagcccccaccccatccctgccccaccGGGCTGAACCCCCCAcagcagcacggggctgccgggggggctcccggTGCACCccaggaggggggggggggcgtggagCTGGGGGTCTCTGCACCCCCAGGGAcccggtgcggggccggggcagccccggccacCCGCAGCGCTTGGGGGAATTGAGCacaactcccccccccccccaacgtTTTAAGTGGTTTTAAGTGGTTTTAAACCCtggcgcccccccccccaccccaaacgGGGCTGCGAGCCACGGtgcccccctcccgccccctgGGGGGTCGCCCAGCCCCCACACGACCACCACCAACCCCCAGGGACCCCCCGACCCCGTGGGATGAGCTGACACCGCTCCCCACGGGGACCCCaagaccgggggggggggtggcaggtGTGAGatgccggcccccccccccccccgggacccccccccttcccctccagccccccgggggggccccTCGCGGCACTCACCGGTGCCCCCCAGGCGGGACTCGATCTCGATGTCGGGGTACTCCTCCTTCACGGCGCTCGCCAGCTCCTGGTACGTGGGCTCGAAGCCGCAGGGCTcgctgggggcggggggggcaggcccgggatggcggcggcggcggcggcggcggcggcggcggcgggggggggtgggggccaaacacctccctccccccccccaaaaaaaccccCCGAACCCCCCCAAACCGGCCCCGtgcacccccacccccccccattcctcctcccgccccctccccccgctCCTtcgccccctcccagccccctcccggttccgccgcccccccccccagagccctcCGGTAACCCCCGGtacccccccggtgcccccattccccccccccagcccccgttACCCCACCCCCGGGGGCGGCGCTCACCAGTACTCCACCACGATGCGGACCCGCCGCTCGGAACCGGAACCGGAACCGGAgctggccccggccccggccccggccgccgccgccgcccctgccccgccgctcatcgccgcccgcccgctgccGCTTCCGGGTGCGGCCACGTGACGCCGGCACTTCCGGCCGCTCTGCGCCGCCCTCTCGTCTGCTCCCCCTGGTGGCCGGAGGACCGCGGGTGCCGCCACCCCCgcgggggctccgggggggtcCCCACGGGGCGTCCATGCGGGGCGCCCCCACGGTCCCCACGCCCCGTGGGAGCCCCGTGGGAGCCCTGCGGTCCCACGGCGGTCCGCACGGACCCTCAGAGCCCCCGCTGTCCCCCGTGGGACCCCCACGGACCCCTCCACGCGACCCCCCACGCAGCCCACGGGATGCTCCCCGGAGCCACGGCAGCCCCACGGAGCCCAAGCAGCTCGCGGAACCCCCCCTGAGAACCCCCCGCATCCCCCTCTGGGGACCCCTATGGAGCCTCCGTGACCTCAGGGGACCCCGAGCACCCCACGGGGACCCCCGAGCCCCCTGTGGGGACAGAGCCACGGACCCCACGGGGACCCCACGGGGACACGCGCAGACCCCACGGGGACACCTCCACCCCACAGGGACTCCCACAGGATGTGGGGGGACCCACCTTTCCCCATGGGGACGCCCCCATATGGGGACCCCCGCAGCCCTATGGGGGCCCACAGACCCCACACGACACGCACAGACCCCACGGGGGGGGCACACGAACCCCACAGGGACACAGCCACCCCACAGGGCCTCCCACAGCATGTGGGGCGACCCCCCCTTTCCCCATGGGGACCCCCCTTTCCCCATGGGGACCCCCCTTTCCCCATGGGGGGCCACCTTTCCCCACGGAGACCCCCCACACGAGGACCCCCACAGCTCCACGGGTGCCCACGGAACCCCCGGGGACAACCACCGCCCCCCCCTCCGAGACCCCACCGGCACCCACGGGGATGCTCAGCGCCCCTCTCCCCCCGAATCCCCCAGGAGACCCCCAGGCATCTCACTGGGGACCCCCTACCCACGCTCCAGCCCCACAGATGGGGGTCCCACGGGGGTTGGGgaccccccacccacccacccacaggCCGGTGCCCACCCCGGTGTCGtggggcagagccagcaccCTGCGGGACGTGGGACACCCGGACCCCACGGTGCCACCGGTATTGGGGTCGCCCCGGCGCATTGTAGGAAACTCCCCATCCCCGGTGGGACCGAGGGGTGCCCCCCGAGCCGGGTGGGGGCCGtggggccgcggccgccccggtGCCGTGATGTCAGGCGGGGGCGGGCGCTGGCGCAGGTAGATAAAgccgggggaaaaaaaaacaggaatgccCGGTCCGGCGGGAGGGTGGCGGGACGCGGCGGGCGCTGCAGGTAGGAGCGGGCTGAGGGTGGGGGTCCCTGTGCCCTGGGACCACCGCTTACCGGTCGTGGTCCCCCTGGTTTCTCCGtcccttccttcctgtcttcctcccagctcctcttcttcctcctctgccgCCGACGCCTCGTAGCCCCGGGGATCCCGGTTCCACGGCACTGGCAGCTGCCGGGGCCTCCACCCGCAGCTCGGGGGCTCCGGGACCCCGTCCCTATAGCCTTAGTGGTCCTCAGACCCCGTCCCCTATCCCTGGTGGCTCTAGGATCCCGTCCCCTAAACCTGGCGGCCCTGGGACCCCCATCCCCTAACCCTGGTGGCCCTCAGACCCCGTCCCCAAACCCTGGTGGCCCCGGAAATCCTGTCCTATGGTGCCGGTGGCCCCAGGACCCAGTCCTATAACCCTGTTGGTCCCAGTCCCACCTACCCACAGCCCTGGTGGCTCTGGGACCCTCTCCCTTCCATCCTGGTGGCCCTGGGATCCCATCCCTTTAACCCTGGTGGCCCTGGCAACCTGTCCCTTAACGGTGGTGACGTTGGGAACATTTCCCTATAGCCTTGGTGGCCCTCAGACCCTGTCCCTTAGCCCTGGTGGCCCTGGGAACCCTGCCCCATAGCCCCAAGGCCTTGGTCCCCCCGTTTGTCCCAgaccctggggacaccccgCGTCCCCCCACTGCTGTCGCCGCACCGTCGTGGCCGCGGGGGCCGGGccaccaggcagggctggcatCGAGGTGACCCGAGGCCACGGTgaggggctggtggcagcgTGGTGCTACAGGGCCCTGCGGGGTCCCCAGCCATCCCATTATCCCCCAGCCCGGCCCTCACACCCGGTGCATGGCCTGGGGTGGCCGGGACCCCCTCGAGCGCCCTCGctgtgtccccacgtccccaccacggggagcaggcaggggccTGGCTGCGTTTTGGGGAGAGGGGACGCAGCGGAGGGTCCCCAGCCAGCGGGGTGGCGACGgcgatggggacagggatggggacggggatggggacggggatggggacggggatggggacagcggTGGCCCCGTACACCTCAGCACCTCGGTGCGTTGGCACCACGCGGGCAGGGGCCCGGTGCCCGCCTGGCCGTGGACTTGGACCCCGCGCCGCCGGGAGGCGTGGACGGAGCCGGGTGAATGATTAACCCGGCCCCGCGTGGCGCGGCGAGAGCatggccccggccccccggtgCCACCGGTGCGACCGCGGGCACCGCGCGTGCGTTACGTGTGCCGCGTGAGCGTCCGGCACGGCCTGGGATGAGCTTGCCCCTGCCTGTCCCGGGCAGCGCGTGCCCGGCCGTGCCGAGCTGTGCCGGGCCATGCCAGGCCATACCAGGCCGTGCCAAGCCAAGCCAtgccaagccaagccaagccgtgctgtgccgtgccgtgcccggCCCTCCGCAGCACGGGCCATGTCCCCGCGTCCCCCGAGCGGAGCACCCAGGGCGCGTGGGTGCCGGCACCGGGCACGAGGCCGGGGGCGAGGGCGGCGCAACGCGGCGGGGGGGCCgtgcggcggggggggggggagccgggggccgTTCCCACGGCGGGCGCCGGCTCctcgcccccggccccggcgcggcCGCCCCGGCGCGGATGCCAGCGCGGTGAGGTGGAGCTGGGAGCGGCCGCCTGAACTGGTTTGGCCGGACCCGAGGAGGTGGCGGGGCTGGGCCGAGCTGGCGGCTCCaccggcacggcacggcaccgCACGGCACGGTTCGGCACGGCGTGGCACGGCGCGGCTTGGCACCTCTCGCCGTGGCCCAGTTCAGCCCAGGCCAATTCATCCGGCTTGGCCGGTCtcgcccagcccagcccagttCAGCCCAATTTAGCCCAGTTGAGCCCGGCCCAGCCCAGCTCATCCACCGCCAGGCTCCCACTGGTGACACCGGAGCGGTTCCTGCGTGGGATGAGATGCTGGGGGATTCTCGGGTGTCTCGTATGGGGCTGTGCTCCCCACAGGGCTGCATCCCCTGCTTGCGGTGCCAACGCCATCGGGATGCGGACGGAGGCACCGGGGACTCGCAGACCCCCTGGGGCGGGCAGGGGCTAGGGgtgccgggggtgggggggggcaggcggGGCAGCGCCACGTCACCCCCACGCTGACTCACGCCGCTCATCTGGGCGCTGGCGAAACCCAGCGGGGGCGGGTGCCAGGgtgggcagcccccggcggCACCGGCTGCAGGCCCCGCTCTCTGCTCCCCAGATGATGCCATGGACGGGGGGGCCCAGCAGAGCGGCCtccgggagccccccggggcgggcggcaCGGAGCAGGAGGGGGACGCGGGCGaggggccgcccgccgccgaCCTCAGGCGCTCGCAGCCCCTCTTCATCCACGGCAGCAGGTGGGTgcgggggggctcagccccccaTGGTGTGGGGTGGGCAGAGGCGTGGGCGAGGGGCTCAGCCCGTCTCTGCCCCACAGCCGGCCACCGGCGGAGGAGGAGCCGCGCGCCTCGTCGCTGCCCTGCATCCCCAACCCCTTCCCcgagctctgcagcccctccaACTCGCCCATCCTCAGCAGCCTCCCCGGCGGGCAGGGGCCCCCCCGCGAAGGCACCTGCCACGTGAGTGCCGGggcagtggggtggggggctcggccgggggggggggaggttccCGGCGGGGTAACGGGGCCCTGACGGCCGCCGTGCCCCCGCAGCTGGTGAAGGTGTTCAGCGAGGACGGATCCTGCCGCTCGCTGGAGGTGTCGGCGGGCACCACGGCGCGGCAGCTCTGCGAGATGCTGGTGCAGAGGACGCACGCGCTGCACGACCACAGCTGGGCCCTGGTGGAGCTGCACCAGCACCTGGCCCTGGGTGAGTCCgtggcacggctcggcacggcacggcacggtgCTGGCCCCCGCCGcctgctgagcccccccccccccccgccccgtccccgcaGAGCGCTGCCTGGAGGACCACGAGTCGGTGGTGGAGGTGCAGAGCGCGTGGCCCCTCGGCGCCGACAGCCGCTTCGTCTTCCGCAAGAACTTCGCCAAGTACGAGCTCTTCAAGAGCAACGCGGTACGTGGTGGGGGGGTGGGGCCGGGCGTCCCACGGGGACCTGGATGCCCCGTGTGGGGCCCCCCCCACACCCTGTGGGGAGCCGCAGTGCCCTGTGCCTGTTCCCTGACCCCCCGCCCGTCCTCCCCAGCAGTCGCTCTTCCCCGAGGTGATGGTGTCCAGCTGCCTGGAGGCGAACAAGAGCATGGCGCACTCGGAGCTCATCCAGGTATGGGGACACCGTGCCCGGATGCGTTGTGGGGACCCAGCCGTGCTGTGGGGACCCAACCGTGCCATGGGGACATGACCGTGCCATGGGGACCCAACAATGCCATGGGGACCCAACTGTGCCGTGGGGATGCAACCATGCCATGGGGACCCAACCGTGTCGTGGGGACCCGACCATGCCATGCGGAACCAACCGTGCTGTAGGGACCCAACCGTCCACGGGTCCCCCACCGTGCCCGGCCACCCCTCAGCCCTGGCCTCCCCCCAGAACTTCCTGAACTCCGGGAGCTGCCCCGAGGTCCAGGGCTTCCTGCAGCTGCGTGAGGCCGGCCGCAAGGTCTGGAAGCGGTTCTACTTCtccctgcgccgctcggggctCTACTACTCCACCAAGGGCACGTCCAAGGTGAGGGGTGGGTCAGGGTGCCCCGaccccgggggcagcggggggccgGCCCCTGACGCCCCCTCCCTGGCCCCAGGACCCCCGGCACCTGCAGTACTTCGCCGACCTCACCGAGTCCAACATCTACTACGTGACGCAGGGCAAGAAGCACTACGGGACGCCCACCGAGTTC
The sequence above is drawn from the Cygnus olor isolate bCygOlo1 chromosome 25, bCygOlo1.pri.v2, whole genome shotgun sequence genome and encodes:
- the MIEN1 gene encoding LOW QUALITY PROTEIN: migration and invasion enhancer 1 (The sequence of the model RefSeq protein was modified relative to this genomic sequence to represent the inferred CDS: deleted 1 base in 1 codon); amino-acid sequence: MDAPWGPPRSPRGGGGTRGPPATRGSRREGGAERPEVPAHVAAPGSGSGRAAMSGGAGAAAAAGAGAGASSGSGSGSERRVRIVVEYCEPCGFEPTYQELASAVKEEYPDIEIESRLGGTGAFEIEINGQLVFSKLENGGFPYEKDLIEAIRRARDGEPLEKITNSRPPCVIL
- the GRB7 gene encoding growth factor receptor-bound protein 7 isoform X1; this encodes MPGPAGGWRDAAGAADDAMDGGAQQSGLREPPGAGGTEQEGDAGEGPPAADLRRSQPLFIHGSSRPPAEEEPRASSLPCIPNPFPELCSPSNSPILSSLPGGQGPPREGTCHLVKVFSEDGSCRSLEVSAGTTARQLCEMLVQRTHALHDHSWALVELHQHLALERCLEDHESVVEVQSAWPLGADSRFVFRKNFAKYELFKSNAQSLFPEVMVSSCLEANKSMAHSELIQNFLNSGSCPEVQGFLQLREAGRKVWKRFYFSLRRSGLYYSTKGTSKDPRHLQYFADLTESNIYYVTQGKKHYGTPTEFGFCIKPYKVRSGTKGLKLLCSEDEQSRTCWMAAFRLFKYGMQLYRNYQQAQARLSQPPWIGPTALRSVSDNALVAMDFSGCTGRVIENPSEVLTAALEEAQAWRKKTTHRYSLPAACQTSPLSAAIHRTQPWFHGRISREDTQQLIGRQGLVDGVFLVRESQRNPKGFVLSLCHLQKVKHYLILPSEEEGRLYFTMDDGQTRFADLIQLVEFHQINRGILPCKLRHYCTCVAL
- the GRB7 gene encoding growth factor receptor-bound protein 7 isoform X3; translation: MPGPAGGWRDAAGAADDAMDGGAQQSGLREPPGAGGTEQEGDAGEGPPAADLRRSQPLFIHGSSRPPAEEEPRASSLPCIPNPFPELCSPSNSPILSSLPGGQGPPREGTCHLVKVFSEDGSCRSLEVSAGTTARQLCEMLVQRTHALHDHSWALVELHQHLALERCLEDHESVVEVQSAWPLGADSRFVFRKNFAKYELFKSNAQSLFPEVMVSSCLEANKSMAHSELIQNFLNSGSCPEVQGFLQLREAGRKVWKRFYFSLRRSGLYYSTKGTSKDPRHLQYFADLTESNIYYVTQGKKHYGTPTEFGFCIKPYKVRSGTKGLKLLCSEDEQSRTCWMAAFRLFKYGMQLYRNYQQAQARLSQPPWIGPTALRSVSDNALVAMDFSGCTGRVIENPSEVLTAALEEAQAWRKTTHRYSLPAACQTSPLSAAIHRTQPWFHGRISREDTQQLIGRQGLVDGVFLVRESQRNPKGFVLSLCHLQKVKHYLILPSEEEGRLYFTMDDGQTRFADLIQLVEFHQINRGILPCKLRHYCTCVAL
- the GRB7 gene encoding growth factor receptor-bound protein 7 isoform X4, producing MPGPAGGWRDAAGAADDAMDGGAQQSGLREPPGAGGTEQEGDAGEGPPAADLRRSQPLFIHGSSRPPAEEEPRASSLPCIPNPFPELCSPSNSPILSSLPGGQGPPREGTCHLVKVFSEDGSCRSLEVSAGTTARQLCEMLVQRTHALHDHSWALVELHQHLALERCLEDHESVVEVQSAWPLGADSRFVFRKNFAKYELFKSNAQSLFPEVMVSSCLEANKSMAHSELIQNFLNSGSCPEVQGFLQLREAGRKVWKRFYFSLRRSGLYYSTKGTSKDPRHLQYFADLTESNIYYVTQGKKHYGTPTEFGFCIKPYKVRSGTKGLKLLCSEDEQSRTCWMAAFRLFKLYRNYQQAQARLSQPPWIGPTALRSVSDNALVAMDFSGCTGRVIENPSEVLTAALEEAQAWRKKTTHRYSLPAACQTSPLSAAIHRTQPWFHGRISREDTQQLIGRQGLVDGVFLVRESQRNPKGFVLSLCHLQKVKHYLILPSEEEGRLYFTMDDGQTRFADLIQLVEFHQINRGILPCKLRHYCTCVAL
- the GRB7 gene encoding growth factor receptor-bound protein 7 isoform X5, encoding MPGPAGGWRDAAGAADDAMDGGAQQSGLREPPGAGGTEQEGDAGEGPPAADLRRSQPLFIHGSSRPPAEEEPRASSLPCIPNPFPELCSPSNSPILSSLPGGQGPPREGTCHLVKVFSEDGSCRSLEVSAGTTARQLCEMLVQRTHALHDHSWALVELHQHLALERCLEDHESVVEVQSAWPLGADSRFVFRKNFAKYELFKSNAQSLFPEVMVSSCLEANKSMAHSELIQNFLNSGSCPEVQGFLQLREAGRKVWKRFYFSLRRSGLYYSTKGTSKGKKHYGTPTEFGFCIKPYKVRSGTKGLKLLCSEDEQSRTCWMAAFRLFKYGMQLYRNYQQAQARLSQPPWIGPTALRSVSDNALVAMDFSGCTGRVIENPSEVLTAALEEAQAWRKKTTHRYSLPAACQTSPLSAAIHRTQPWFHGRISREDTQQLIGRQGLVDGVFLVRESQRNPKGFVLSLCHLQKVKHYLILPSEEEGRLYFTMDDGQTRFADLIQLVEFHQINRGILPCKLRHYCTCVAL
- the GRB7 gene encoding growth factor receptor-bound protein 7 isoform X2 translates to MPGPAGGWRDAAGAADDAMDGGAQQSGLREPPGAGGTEQEGDAGEGPPAADLRRSQPLFIHGSSRPPAEEEPRASSLPCIPNPFPELCSPSNSPILSSLPGGQGPPREGTCHLVKVFSEDGSCRSLEVSAGTTARQLCEMLVQRTHALHDHSWALVELHQHLALERCLEDHESVVEVQSAWPLGADSRFVFRKNFAKYELFKSNASLFPEVMVSSCLEANKSMAHSELIQNFLNSGSCPEVQGFLQLREAGRKVWKRFYFSLRRSGLYYSTKGTSKDPRHLQYFADLTESNIYYVTQGKKHYGTPTEFGFCIKPYKVRSGTKGLKLLCSEDEQSRTCWMAAFRLFKYGMQLYRNYQQAQARLSQPPWIGPTALRSVSDNALVAMDFSGCTGRVIENPSEVLTAALEEAQAWRKKTTHRYSLPAACQTSPLSAAIHRTQPWFHGRISREDTQQLIGRQGLVDGVFLVRESQRNPKGFVLSLCHLQKVKHYLILPSEEEGRLYFTMDDGQTRFADLIQLVEFHQINRGILPCKLRHYCTCVAL